ATCATCATGTGTCCTTCCCAAAATTATGCTTTTGATCAGGAGAAGGCACCGAAGCATTTTTGGTTATACCATGCATACAAAAACCTAAATTGcagtttttaaataaaatctttGGTCATATAATACTGACCAGTTGCCAGATGTCACGAAAGTGGACGAGCTGGAGGGTGATTTTGTGAAGATGAAGGCCCAATTAAGGAAAGCAACATTTGATTCTCAGGAACTAggagggggcatgggagtttgggtcaggcggaACTTTATTTTTACGCCgagtttttgtttaatttttatgtatacctTTATGCAgatttttttatctttcttctcAGCAGTGAGGCGAATTTTTCGTCTCCCATATcccctgaaaatcaaatggtgcgcccctaaagccatttggtgcaccatgTTTACACTCTTATTGGTTATTTTTCGACCATATTATTGATTGTATATTAAATGAACTGGATTTGCATTATTAGGCCTGACCTGTCAAGCACGGACCAACTCAATTACGAGCAATTTTACCCTTTCCCTTTTTTGTTCTCCTTTTTATTCGCTTTCACTCCCTTTCTCTTCAGTCTTTTATGGccaatatttctttttttttcctcaaaCGGAGGGGATCACTaaaaccaggcggcggatgacatgatcgcgccggcaactcgtgaaaccgcccggccgtatggcattttccatatactcggttagttttgtggggttcattatcgaaccccaacggttttagcttgtatttatattatttatcaacataggcctatttgtttgtgatatttcaagcgttttaaaatttcataataatcccattcaattacacggttgacgatgaaaatttactgaatttagggactgcacgtcatacaccacctgactaAAACGGGTagaatcactgaacaggtgataTCAGTGACGTAGCAAGAACCTCGTGGGCCCATGGATAAAGATCAGTAGGGACAATTTCAACATCTCCTTTAATAGCCTTtattttcattttcgcttttgctccggtcccctgaaccctcggggcccatggactgcGTCCATCCTagctgtccacccgcttgctatgcCTCTGGGTGATATACAGACTATGGTGATTGATACCAAGCCGAATTAATATCGTCCCACCCCAGGTACTGCACACACATCCTCACCCGGATACACATAACCGCACTCAATAACATTATAACATGGATTTTGATCATTAACCAAGCATTTTATCGCCTTCATACGTCCTTAATACCATCCCGTACCCTTATCCATAACACTGTACGTAATCATTGCAATCCATGTAGATTTTCCTTCCTCCTTGTTTTCTTtttctaaattactgactcgagaaatatgtaaataaataaataaataaataaataaataaataaataaataaataaataaataaataaataaataaataaataaataaataaataaataaataaaaaactaaataaattaataaataaataaataaataaataacatctcCCTAATTATAGTATGATATCTGTTTCTtttcaaatgatataaaataaattagtaaataaaaagtaaaatgaGCTGAtgcttgtgggtttatgccttTATCATGTAAATCACTGAGCTTTTAAATAAATATGAGCTCTGCTTATGAAATTACTTGAAAAAGTAATGTTATAAAGTTAATTATTATGACTTCCATTTTAAGAAGCATGTCGGTTTTAGGTAAAAAGATAATTCAGTGGCTTAGCGTCATGGGGGAACGGGGGAGGGTATGtgttggggtgggtgtgggggtgtgtggggggggggggcgtgtgcCCCCAATCGAAGTGAATAtttaaaagaagaagaagaagaaagaagaaatggaTGGTTCCTCCTCATCAAGCTCGCTGACACCACCTGCTTTCCCATCGATTACATCGAGTAATATTTAAAAATCTTTAATTAAacacacatataggcctactgttaataTCATTAAATAAAACACATGTGTAAATACTATTAATTTGAAAGGTAGTGATCCATGGTGAAGACTTAGAATATAAATGGGAGGAGTTAAAGCGGTTAAAACTGATTTCAACCAAGGAGAACAGAAGAGACAAACCGACGTTTTCTCTATATACCGCAACTGAGGTAAGCTTATAATTATTTACTTGCTTTCCAATGTGTCCTACATTATGTTGATACATCGTGTACGATTGAAAGTTCCAATTATAAACTAACTAACATTCGGCTCTATTTTTCGGAAACAGATATTCAAATTATTAACAAATCATGAATTGGAAGGGCTACATGTCAATGAAAATACTGTTTTGATTTGGTCATTTTTCGGCTATGGAGTAACTGCTGGAGTCACCAGTTTTAATTCATGCTACAACATAAATTTCTTTTCATTCATAGCTTATTAGACCCAAGGACTCGAACTGCGATCATGTTTGCGATTTTGTTTTACGTGGGCATAGCCTAAGAAGTTTGACTTGAATTGGCGACCATAGTCACCGTGAAGTGTTCCTCATTGTTTTGGCACTTCCAAGTATAGACATGCGAGGGATTATGAACAGGGTCAGTCTATGCTATGCTACAAATCAATTTTCTAGTTGAAATGGGAGGGGTCTACGCATTCTACTCAACGGTTACTGAATTCACAGATTTTTTCGTCATCACAGTTGATCATATTTTaggtaaaaagaagaagaaaaatggaaCTACATTACATCGTTTGGATTATTGCGATGATCTGCAGAGTGCAGAGTGTATCATACCGAAACGTCATGAGTGAGACTGATGAGCAACGGTGTGAGGCAATTTGTGAAGACTGCTTCAAGAATACCGATGATTCATTAAAGAGGATGGGATGCTTGGAGAAATGCATTGCAGAGGGAGTAGACCAGTTTACCTGTCCAGGTAatctttataaaaaatatttgttaaaactCATGTCAAGCCTTTTCTTTCAAGTTATTTTTATTAATGGTATATTTTTGATCGCACAACTCCATTAATATACGCATATTGTTAAGTAATGCTTCGTTTGTGTTAATTATCGCACAGTCCCTATAAATTATAATATCATACTTTGTGTTATTTAATCATTCATATCAAAGGGAGCCAATCTTTCCTTAGTGCAGTTTCCAAGCCTTCCACAAGCCTCGCAACAGAGATTAATGATTTCTTCGTAACGGAATCGGCATTGGTCTCGGCAAGAGATTTCAAAGGTTTAGAAGCTTTATTTACGGAAGATTCCATAATCATCGTTGCTGATCAGAAGCCTGTTATCGGACCAGTCGGTAAATATAAGTAACTATAACTAATCAACTGACTGGTGCATCATGTAATTAATTCACTTACGTACTAACAAAACCGACATTACATGTAAACGCCAACAACTTTCTACTCATTGTCAGCTATTCTTTTGAGTATAGTGCTCAATAGCAGAGCTctaaaagggagagcgtataaaaattcaaagaacagaccttccagaataggtagtcgttactctgagtttcatgcctaaaactcaatcgtcagacgacacgatgaaatacTTTGGAGGGACTACCATCTCTTGTGAATGTGaatgaatatacattccatggtatATCAACACAGTCAAATTCAATCCCAGaatcagtctgtctatcggagaacaggagcgtaataacaactttttactcatagttagaTTATCTTTTTGAATGAAGTGATAAATATCTATGCTCAAGATATATTATTTTGTATGGTGTATTGTAAATGTTGGCTttgttttatatttgattattttgtatgtttttctttgATGTTGCTTTTTTTGGCGCTTTGAAGTCATTGGAAAAGGCGCACCATAAATATGTTATGTTACACACCTTTAATATACGCATGTGCATTTTTATTCTATATATCTCAGCCAGAGCACACGAATTTAGAGACTACTTGATTGCAAATCCCGACATCGATCATTCGCGCTTTGATCCCG
Above is a window of Amphiura filiformis chromosome 7, Afil_fr2py, whole genome shotgun sequence DNA encoding:
- the LOC140156374 gene encoding uncharacterized protein; amino-acid sequence: MELHYIVWIIAMICRVQSVSYRNVMSETDEQRCEAICEDCFKNTDDSLKRMGCLEKCIAEGVDQFTCPGSQSFLSAVSKPSTSLATEINDFFVTESALVSARDFKGLEALFTEDSIIIVADQKPVIGPVARAHEFRDYLIANPDIDHSRFDPVDFGEENGLIWANIIHTDYNKQDVKPISSMRHMVILRRVGTKLQESAIATFQ